The genomic window ATGTTCAATTGTAATATCGTCTATATAATATTTCTCATTGTTTCTAATAGTATAATAAATccgataaaaaaaaactagattagAAAAGTGAAACGACAGCGTTTGAAACAAATGAGTCACACAATAAGATCTTTCTCCCAACATGAACCTTCACTTGTTGATTACAAAGACAAACTCAGAACCAAACATTAAACCAACTTCATTCAGCCCCCAACAAATCCGGTCTCCACAACCGGTTAAAATGGTCGGTGATGACCAGTGGGCAGAACGTTTTCTTGATAAGACCCGGAATTGCCCGAGACCCATCACAACTCTCTACAGACTTTCTCTCTTACCTAACTGAAAACTACTCTAAGCCAACAAAGTCTTCTGTTCAAACTAAACACACACATGCACACACAGCTTACATCTCTCTCCCCCTCTTTGTATTGTTTGGTTATACATTTTTTGTAGTCAAAAGAGCTCAATGATCATCTTTTAAGGCTTCCAACTGGTTACAGATGTCTCAGGGGAACATACCGCTTCAACAGTCAGCCGTTTCAACACATTCGGACACGGATCTTTCCCGAAGTTACTGTTGGATATCGTCACTGCACATCTCGCTTTCCCTACACACTTCTGCAAGTAACAAAAACACAGAACAGTTTTGANaaaaaaaaaaaagagtgtgaCTGCAGTTTTATCTTAAGTAAAGATTCTTTTATCATTCTTACCCTCTCTAAGATAGCGTATGAGGTAGCTGCGTGACACTCTCCTTGCTGGTAACTCCCACATTTTCCTAAAGGAGTCCCAAAGCTAGCAAACTTGATAGCTGAAATAGCTTGACCAGGACTACATTTCAAATGAACTTTGGGTCTACGAAACGTTTGTCCTTTCCCATAGCTTTCGATTTGCCAGTTCTTGATATTGGGATGGTATTCAGAGACTTCAGCACAGACTCCAGAGACCGATCTTTTGACCAAAGAAACAGCTGATGGGTTTCCTCCAAGCTCCTCGAATATCACCAACAGGTTCTGGCTCGGTTTTAGCCATGATCTGGGGACATGGTAGTATCTCTGTGTAGGCTGACCACAGCCGGATAGGCACTTGTTCGGTTTGTATGTTCCTGTGTAGCTGCAATGACCACAGTCACCAGTGGCAAAGGCTGTCCAGTATCTCCCAATGCTCTCACCGTTCACCCATATCTGACCTTTTCCCATTCCTTCCATGTCCAACGCAAGCGGCTCGTTTCCTTCAGGTGCATCAAAGTAAGTctgaaacacacacaaaagaagTATCAACCCATTAGCTCAGATTCTAAAGTTAGAAAAAGCTTTATGGAGTTGTGTTTGATTAAGACAAAGACCTTGTGCCATGTCAAAGGCTGAGGCTTTTGTACAATTAAGGAGGCATCCATCCACCCATTAGAGGGAGTGTTGGTTGGATATGCAAGATTCATAGCTTCTCCTTTCAATCCCACCTGGTAAGTCCATTTTTGCCATGACAAATCACGTTTCCCTTGAGACAACCCGTGCAGTGCCACTGGTCCCAAGATTCCAGTATTCCATGACTCGAAGTGTCCACCCACATTCTTCAAATTTTGAGAAAACAAAAGGGATCATCAGTATAAAAGAGAtaaacaagcaaaaaaaaaaaacaaattaagcagcatatgagaaaaagaaaaagaaaaagaaaaagaatactAACTGGCAATCCAACAGCAACACTCAGCAAAGCAATTCTGTTAGTTCCAGAACGTAGATTGACCTTTCCCCTATAAGTGAATCTCCTGTTTTGCCTTGTTCCAAACGCAGAACCTGcagtttatatatgtattgaaGTTTGCATATCAGAAACTCTCTAAATGGAAGTTAATGAGGTAAAACTATTCAAAGTATCATACCTGAAAGCTGTCCATTGACAAAGATATGCACGGCATGGCCTGTGGACTGGATAATGAGAGTTGGTAGCTCTCCTCCATGCAGGAATGATTCAGTTTCGCCAATATCAACACTACATacaaattccaaatatttggttTAGCAAAGTTCTGAGAAACAACAATATTGAAGCTATatggaaaatgttttttttttaaaataatttatttacctGGTCATATACCAAAGATAATCGCTAGTGTCACGTGTGACATTGATCTGCTCCAAGAGCCCTTGAGTGGTGAATGTGGATCTGTCATCTAGAGAAGAAAGATCTTCCAAGTAACTCTGCCACTGGAAGTTCGGTGCGTTTGTCGGCAACATTTCCATCTGTGATGTTTGAACTCCAACCTGAAAATCAATCAAAATAGAAATTCACAAACATAATTGGAGGAACCACAGTTTCTAGTTTCATAACAATCATATAACACACTTTACCTTTGCGGTATTGAAGACTGCGTTTCTACAATCAGGAAGAATGCTGATGGACCAAGGAGGTAAGTTGTAATGAACGTTGTTAAACAACACTCTTGCTGCTGATTCTGTGTCATAGTTTGCAAGGAAAGCTGAACAATCTCCCGACTCTGAAGAGTACACATGAGCCTGtggaaaaataaatcaaaaatcaaaacaagttTCCACAGCCAAACCAAACCATAACACTATCAAATTAAATCCATTCAAACCTGTTGCTTGTTTCCTAGAGATGTAACAACAGGATCAGTTGAAACCAGAGATTTTTCACACATCTTGACAGCTCTGTGAAGCTCCTTTAGATGACCATATTTAGGTTCCCTGATTAAACCTATTTAACAATCAATCAATTAGTATACTAAGCATTGCATTAACCTTGTATTATAATTAATGTGGAGGGATATGTTTTATACCATATTCATCAATGGGGGCATCATAATCATAGCTGGTAGTGACAAATGGACCTCCGGCTGTTCTTCCAAAGTTAGTTCCTCCATGATACTGTTACAAAGAAAGATTGCTTTTAGGAAACCAGATCTTAAACCGACGTTTAATTAAGCGGTTTAATTGTATACATACCATGTAATAGTTAACAAAGGATCCTCCTTTTTGTATGAAACGTGCAACAGCAAACGCCAGATCCTGAACTGGTCTATGGTGCATTGGCCCACCAAACTCAGTAAACCTTAAGATACATATCAGTTCAAAGATTATCAAATTAGAAGATGATAAGTTCATGTATATACATATgaagtaaaaagaaaatgagTAATCTGTACCAGCCACTCCATGCCTCTGTCCATATTAATGGCTTGTATGGCTTGTCGGGAGCAAATGAATCACAGTAGAAACCGTTGCATGTGTTTATCTGTCAGCAAAATACCAACGAGTGTGTCAATACCCAAAGCCACCTTAGTTTTGAGTTTATGCTGCGAACAAGAAACTAACCACAGGGTCAGGGGCATCGCCTTCTTTGCACATCACCCAGGGGACACCAGTCTCAGTTGCTACAGCCATTTTAGCAGCCCATGTCATGTAGTTGTGACCTTCTGCTCCCAATAACTGCCCTTGTCTTCCATACTCATTCTCAATCTAAACATTCACAATAAAAAAAGATGACACCTTTCTAAATTAAATCACATAGATCCTAAAGAAGAAACATAACTGCATGATCACACTAATCATAGTATTAACCTGAGAAAGGATAATGGGACCACCCTGGGACTCATACAAGTTCTCACTCTTCATCAGCTCAACTATTCTCTCAGTGAATCCTTGCATAGCTCTCTGCAACGTTACCCCCCAAGAAGATTAATATTCACATTCTAATAAAGTGGAAAAATGAACaattgaaactaaaaaaaaaaaaaaagagacctTGAAAGGCTCGTTATCTGTTCTGAAGCTGATTCCAGGAACATACTTCAGCCAAACAGGGAATCCTCTgttcaaaaaaactaaaactttaGAAACGAGAGACAAATCTAGAGGCAACTGAATCTGAAGAGACAAGACAAAAGGTCAGAGGAACTATGGTTGTTGTTACCCGAAGTTCCACTCAGCACAAACATAAGGCCCAATTCGAAGATGAGCATATAGACCAGCTTTGTGTATCGTCTTCAGGAATCTCACCAAATCATTTCTCCCATCAAAATCGTACTGAAAAGGAACAAgtaattgtcaaaaaaaaaagacacaacaTAACGTAGAACTAGAAACAGaactgaactaaacaaaaaaaaaagaaaagaaagtgaGTTACTTTGCCAGGAGAAGGCTCATGGAGATTCCAGAAAACATAAGTCTCAATCACATCAACGCCTCCATCTTTCGCCTTCTGAATCAAACCTTCCCACATCta from Raphanus sativus cultivar WK10039 unplaced genomic scaffold, ASM80110v3 Scaffold3278, whole genome shotgun sequence includes these protein-coding regions:
- the LOC130506474 gene encoding beta-galactosidase 3-like; translated protein: MQSMGTGDTSPRLILWLCLGFLILGVGFVQCGVTYDRKALLINGQRRILFSGSIHYPRSTPDMWEGLIQKAKDGGVDVIETYVFWNLHEPSPGKYDFDGRNDLVRFLKTIHKAGLYAHLRIGPYVCAEWNFGGFPVWLKYVPGISFRTDNEPFKRAMQGFTERIVELMKSENLYESQGGPIILSQIENEYGRQGQLLGAEGHNYMTWAAKMAVATETGVPWVMCKEGDAPDPVINTCNGFYCDSFAPDKPYKPLIWTEAWSGWFTEFGGPMHHRPVQDLAFAVARFIQKGGSFVNYYMYHGGTNFGRTAGGPFVTTSYDYDAPIDEYGLIREPKYGHLKELHRAVKMCEKSLVSTDPVVTSLGNKQQAHVYSSESGDCSAFLANYDTESAARVLFNNVHYNLPPWSISILPDCRNAVFNTAKVGVQTSQMEMLPTNAPNFQWQSYLEDLSSLDDRSTFTTQGLLEQINVTRDTSDYLWYMTSVDIGETESFLHGGELPTLIIQSTGHAVHIFVNGQLSGSAFGTRQNRRFTYRGKVNLRSGTNRIALLSVAVGLPNVGGHFESWNTGILGPVALHGLSQGKRDLSWQKWTYQVGLKGEAMNLAYPTNTPSNGWMDASLIVQKPQPLTWHKTYFDAPEGNEPLALDMEGMGKGQIWVNGESIGRYWTAFATGDCGHCSYTGTYKPNKCLSGCGQPTQRYYHVPRSWLKPSQNLLVIFEELGGNPSAVSLVKRSVSGVCAEVSEYHPNIKNWQIESYGKGQTFRRPKVHLKCSPGQAISAIKFASFGTPLGKCGSYQQGECHAATSYAILERKCVGKARCAVTISNSNFGKDPCPNVLKRLTVEAVCSPETSVTSWKP